A single Vigna radiata var. radiata cultivar VC1973A chromosome 8, Vradiata_ver6, whole genome shotgun sequence DNA region contains:
- the LOC106771275 gene encoding uncharacterized protein LOC106771275, whose amino-acid sequence MSRRHSPRISDSENQKEQFTLQTLVNQLNEIERKMSQEKVNRELQNAMIQDELRLLREEQNRSSGSQSDHSQEEGIPLNVGDYYSQPSSSRKSRRNIHVLPPPKEVNVVLPHFHGKDNVEAYLDWEMKVEQLFAFHQVSEERKVSLATLSFQGYAMYWWTALVQERLRHQAPPIHYWNDLKTALRRRHIPSYYNRELMDKLQRLQQKSMTVEEYRQKMELYIMRAGIVEASKITLARFLSGLNFDIRDRVELLPYRDLNDLVQMCIKVEQQNLRKSSSKRVQVQPIFEKKIFKEKESFKPLAKINEKPKQESSSHTHTRDIKCFKCLGRGHVAAQCPTKRAIILKGSDIYSSESEFPTSESESEQEKGEEVFAEDGQLLMVRRVLNSQPSLEHLSQRENIFHTRCKIQDKYCSLIVDSGSCCNCCSVKLVEKLNLEVIPHPKPYKLHWINEDGDITVKKQAKLAISIGNFKDEVICDIVPMEACHVLLRRPWQFDHEIIHHGLTNTIIVHKGDKKFVLHPLTPTQVAKDQAQMKAIRDHEKEQKRKQSPKTKQEVILRDEKEVWESSVPSHKVTPYEVLLNKKTLIHALQVEQPLYLLLCQGTLICTSSES is encoded by the coding sequence ATGTCTAGAAGGCATTCTCCTAGGATTAGTGATAGTGAAAACCAAAAAGAGCAATTCACCCTCCAAACCTTAGTCAACCAACTcaatgaaattgaaaggaagaTGAGTCAAGAAAAAGTCAATAGAGAGCTTCAAAATGCTATGATTCAAGATGAGTTGAGGTTGTTAAGAGAAGAACAAAATAGGTCTAGTGGAAGTCAAAGTGATCATTCTCAAGAAGAGGGCATACCTCTAAATGTGGGAGATTATTACAGtcaaccttcttcttctagGAAATCTAGGAGGAATATTCATGTGCTTCCACCTCCTAAAGAAGTCAATGTTGTATTGCCTCACTTCCATGGGAAGGACAATGTTGAGGCCTATCTTgattgggaaatgaaggtggaaCAATTGTTTGCTTTCCACCAAgtaagtgaagaaagaaaggtCTCTCTAGCTACCCtaagctttcaagggtatgcaatgtattggtggactgcctTAGTCCAAGAGAGACTTAGACATCAAGCTCCTCCAATTCATTATTGGAATGATCTCAAAACTGCCCTTAGGAGGAGACATATTCCCTCCTACTACAATAGAGAACTCATGGATAAACTCCAAAGATTACAACAAAAGTCTATGACTGTTGAAGAATATAGACAAAAAATGGAGTTATACATAATGAGGGCAGGGATAGTAGAGGCTTCAAAAATTACTTTGGCCAGATTTTTAAGTGggcttaattttgatattcgaGATAGGGTTGAACTACTACCttatagagatttgaatgatcttgttcaaatgtgtatcaaggtagaacaacaaaacttgagaaaatCCTCTTCTAAAAGAGTTCAAGTTCAacctatttttgaaaagaaaatttttaaagaaaaagagtcttttaaacctctagccaaaataaatgaaaagccCAAACAAGAATCCTCTTCACACACTCACACAAGAGATATCAAGTGCTTTAAGTGTTTGGGTAGGGGTCATGTAGCTGCTCAATGTCCTACAAAGAGAGCCATCATTCTTAAAGGTAGTGACATTTAtagtagtgaaagtgaattCCCCACCAGTGAAAGTGAGAGTGAACAAGAGAAGGGAGAGGAAGTCTTTGCTGAAGATGGTCAACTTCTCATGGTGAGAAGAGTGCTCAATAGTCAACCTAGCTTAGAACATTTATCTcaaagagagaacatctttcataCAAGATGTAAGATTCAAGACAAAtattgttctctcattgttgatagtggaTCTTGCTGCAATTGTTGTAGTGTCAAGCTAGTTGAAAAGTTAAATCTTGAAGTCATACCCCATCCaaaaccttacaaacttcattggataaatgaagatggggatatAACTGTCAAGAAACAAGCTAAATTGGCAATTTCCATTGGgaacttcaaagatgaagtGATTTGTGATATAGTTCCCATGGAAGCTTGTCATGTGTTGTTGcgaagaccatggcaatttgatcatgAAATTATACATCATGGTCTTACCAACACCATAATTGTTCACAAAGGAGATAAGAAAtttgtgcttcatcctttgacACCTACCCAAGTTGCaaaggatcaagcacaaatgaaggCAATTAGGGACCacgaaaaagaacaaaagaggAAACAAAGTCCAAAAACCAAGCAAGAAGTAATCCTTAGGGATGAAAAAGAGGTGTGGGAGTCTAGTGTTCCCTCCCACAAGGTTACTCCATATGAagtccttttaaataaaaaaactttgatccacgcacttcaagttgagcaaccttTATACCTCCTTCTTTGTCAAGGAACACTCATATGCACATCTAGTGAGTCTTAG
- the LOC106770332 gene encoding uncharacterized protein LOC106770332 gives MQEEFEMSMMGELTYILGLQVKQTTDGIFIHQSKYCNDLLKRFKMTECKDAATSMAINCYLDLDEAGKKCRSKNVSRFQSAPKESHLTTVKRILKYLKGTKNLGLWYPNGSNLFLNGYSDSDFGGCKLDRKSTSGTCHLLGSSLIS, from the exons ATGCAGGAAgagtttgaaatgtctatgatgggagaATTGACATATATTCTAGGACTACAAGTGAAGCAAACCACAGATGGCATATTCATCCACCAATCTAAGTACTGCAATGATCTGTTGAAAAGATTCAAGATGACAGAATGCAAAGATGCTGCTACCTCAATGGCAATTAATTGTTACTTGGATCTAGATGAAGCTGGAAAAAAGTGTAGATCAAAGAATGTTTCGAG ATTTCAATCTgctcctaaagaatcacatcttactactgttaaaagaattttgaaatacctCAAAGGTACTAAAAACCTTGGACTATGGTAtccaaatggctcaaatctttTTCTAAACGGATATAGTGATTCTGACTTTGGGGGTTGTAAGCTagatagaaaaagcactagTGGCACATGTCATTTACTTGGTTCATCTTTGATTTCTtag